One genomic window of Helicobacter canis includes the following:
- a CDS encoding Na+/H+ antiporter NhaC family protein: protein MSDLTTLATNPALLSVLVMCALCLLRCNVLIALFASALLAGTLSGSAVQQTIQIFINGMSSKLEIALSYILLGFLASAITKSNLITISIYKLTQMFQKGVIKSSVLICLAIAALSCLSQNLIPVHIAFIPILIPPLLSVFNLLKIDRRAIACALTFGLQAPYITLPLGYGLFFHQTIIEEMNKYGFAITLSDTAGVLWIGGLAMLLGLLVAIIGFYSRPRIYREQAIVEQQECMENMRLGLADISVLVGAVVAFIVQLSTNSMPLGAFSGIVIMILGGGIKWGAMDSLVDSGLKLMGFIAFVMLLAAGFASVLESSQAITQLVEVGSMLVGGKFGGAVLMILLGLFITMGIGSSFGTIPIIATFYCPLCVQLGFSVEATILLIGIAAAIGDAGSPASDSTIGPTSGLNADGKHDHIWDTCVPTFLAFNVPLLLAGVIGAVLLG from the coding sequence ATGAGTGATCTTACCACCCTAGCGACCAACCCAGCTCTACTCAGCGTGCTTGTGATGTGCGCTCTTTGCCTACTGCGCTGCAATGTCTTAATCGCGCTTTTTGCCTCTGCTCTGCTTGCTGGCACACTAAGTGGCAGTGCGGTGCAGCAAACGATACAAATCTTTATCAATGGTATGAGCTCTAAGCTAGAAATTGCCCTAAGCTATATCCTGCTAGGCTTCCTTGCTTCTGCCATTACCAAAAGCAATCTCATCACCATAAGTATCTATAAGCTTACGCAGATGTTCCAAAAAGGCGTGATAAAAAGTAGCGTGCTTATCTGCCTTGCGATCGCAGCTCTCTCTTGCCTTTCGCAAAACCTAATCCCCGTGCATATCGCCTTTATCCCCATTCTAATCCCACCGCTCCTTAGTGTCTTTAATCTCTTAAAAATCGATCGCCGCGCCATTGCGTGTGCGCTTACCTTTGGCTTGCAGGCTCCTTATATCACGCTGCCTTTGGGCTATGGGCTATTCTTCCACCAAACAATCATTGAAGAGATGAATAAATATGGCTTTGCCATAACGCTTAGTGATACAGCCGGTGTGCTGTGGATCGGCGGGCTTGCTATGCTGCTTGGACTGCTTGTTGCAATAATTGGATTCTACTCTCGCCCTAGAATCTACCGCGAGCAAGCGATTGTAGAGCAGCAAGAGTGTATGGAAAATATGCGCTTAGGGCTTGCTGATATTAGTGTGCTTGTGGGGGCGGTGGTAGCCTTTATCGTGCAGCTTAGCACAAACTCTATGCCACTTGGCGCATTTAGCGGGATTGTGATAATGATCCTAGGCGGTGGGATTAAGTGGGGGGCTATGGACTCGCTTGTCGATAGTGGGCTTAAGCTTATGGGCTTTATCGCTTTTGTTATGCTCCTAGCTGCTGGCTTTGCTTCTGTGCTAGAATCTAGCCAAGCCATCACCCAGCTTGTAGAAGTAGGCTCTATGCTTGTAGGGGGTAAATTTGGCGGAGCGGTGCTGATGATTTTACTAGGGCTTTTTATCACTATGGGGATTGGCTCTTCCTTTGGCACGATCCCAATTATCGCGACTTTTTACTGCCCTTTGTGTGTGCAATTAGGCTTTAGTGTGGAGGCGACAATTTTACTCATAGGCATTGCAGCTGCCATAGGCGATGCTGGCTCACCTGCGAGTGATAGCACCATAGGTCCCACCTCTGGGCTTAATGCCGATGGCAAGCACGATCATATTTGGGATACCTGTGTGCCGACATTTTTAGCCTTTAATGTCCCGCTGCTGCTAGCAGGCGTGATAGGCGCAGTGCTTTTAGGCTAG
- the lpxB gene encoding lipid-A-disaccharide synthase encodes MRLFLSALESSANIHAKEVIRQLLCLRDSSGGKPCGLETAPLEIVGVFDRALFGEFVAQGVLLNPLYHPRDFSIMGFSDVAVKIPFLLRAQRLLAKSAIGASVIMLMDSSSFHIRLSKRIRSLQEAGSGGVIAPIYYYILPQLWAWKSYRAKSLERYCDTLLGILPFEAECYSKQARESGQFVYVGHPLLDELESSLLDSRVDSRANATTTSHKPACIVFMPGSRRGEIKRIFPTFYQVAKQLPNAKKLLVIPSTFAQDSSDLASLRTIYEISPCTKGALQDFTLCFDTRSALMQADFAFICSGTATLEAALLGVPFVLAYKSAWLDYYIARCFVHLRYIGLANIFYNALCGEKPGCGSSRIHQELIQGAMSVENLLQAYRQVRVQDFIDNAYKLRAYLKHGSARNVAARLLGH; translated from the coding sequence ATGAGACTTTTTCTTAGTGCATTAGAATCTAGTGCCAATATCCACGCCAAAGAAGTGATACGACAGCTCCTTTGCCTGCGTGATTCTAGTGGTGGCAAGCCCTGTGGGCTAGAGACTGCACCGCTAGAGATTGTAGGGGTCTTTGATCGGGCGTTGTTTGGTGAGTTTGTAGCACAAGGTGTGCTGCTAAATCCACTTTATCACCCTAGGGATTTTTCTATTATGGGCTTTAGCGATGTGGCGGTGAAAATCCCCTTTTTGCTCCGTGCGCAAAGACTTCTTGCAAAGAGTGCGATAGGAGCTAGTGTGATTATGCTTATGGATTCTTCTTCGTTTCATATTCGTTTGAGCAAGCGTATCCGCTCACTGCAAGAAGCAGGTAGTGGCGGTGTGATCGCGCCTATTTATTATTATATCTTGCCACAGCTCTGGGCGTGGAAGAGCTATCGTGCAAAGAGCTTAGAGCGATATTGTGATACATTGCTTGGGATTTTGCCCTTTGAAGCGGAGTGTTATAGCAAGCAGGCAAGAGAGAGCGGGCAGTTTGTGTATGTGGGACACCCGCTGCTTGATGAGCTAGAATCTAGCCTATTAGATTCTAGAGTGGATTCTAGGGCAAATGCGACTACCACTAGCCATAAACCTGCTTGCATTGTCTTTATGCCCGGATCTAGGCGTGGGGAGATCAAGCGGATTTTCCCGACATTTTATCAAGTGGCAAAGCAACTTCCCAATGCCAAAAAGCTTCTTGTGATCCCAAGCACTTTTGCCCAGGATTCTAGCGACCTTGCAAGCTTGCGGACAATCTATGAGATAAGCCCTTGCACTAAGGGGGCATTGCAGGACTTCACCCTATGCTTTGATACTAGATCTGCGCTTATGCAAGCGGATTTTGCTTTCATCTGCTCTGGCACCGCGACTTTAGAGGCAGCATTGCTTGGGGTGCCATTTGTCCTAGCGTATAAAAGCGCGTGGCTTGACTACTATATCGCACGCTGTTTTGTGCATTTGCGCTATATAGGGCTGGCAAATATTTTCTACAATGCGCTATGCGGAGAGAAGCCCGGCTGCGGTAGCTCTAGAATCCACCAAGAGCTAATCCAAGGGGCTATGAGTGTGGAAAATCTCTTGCAAGCCTACCGCCAAGTGCGCGTGCAAGACTTCATCGACAATGCCTACAAGCTCCGCGCCTATCTTAAGCACGGCAGTGCGCGTAATGTCGCCGCGCGGCTTTTGGGGCATTAG
- a CDS encoding ThiF family adenylyltransferase — protein MLERELVSTPQEEAQDRFTRSRLLFGDHWTFLQSKRVLIFGVGGVGGFALDGLYRCGVTNLTIIDKDRFDITNQNRQIGAESIGEIKVKVLEKLYPGIVGIEARLDELWLESFIAQNPSSSSKQFCGYDYVIDAIDDIPAKILLAKACASMPYGRYICSTGSAKKFDPSHIKVASIWKSYGDRFARKLRDGLKKAGFKGDYKVIFSPEPPKCKGLGSFSAVTASFGLQIASEVARDIIKES, from the coding sequence ATGCTAGAGCGAGAGCTTGTAAGCACGCCACAAGAAGAAGCCCAAGATCGCTTCACAAGGTCGCGTTTGCTATTTGGTGATCATTGGACATTTTTACAAAGCAAGCGCGTGTTGATTTTTGGTGTTGGAGGAGTGGGGGGGTTTGCGCTTGATGGCTTGTATCGCTGCGGCGTTACTAATCTCACCATAATTGATAAAGATCGCTTTGACATCACAAATCAAAACCGCCAAATAGGCGCAGAATCTATCGGCGAGATAAAAGTCAAGGTGCTAGAGAAACTATATCCGGGCATTGTGGGTATAGAAGCTAGGCTTGATGAGCTATGGCTAGAAAGCTTTATAGCCCAAAATCCTTCATCTAGTAGCAAGCAATTTTGCGGCTATGATTATGTGATCGATGCTATTGATGATATTCCGGCAAAGATTCTACTAGCCAAAGCTTGTGCTTCTATGCCTTATGGGAGATATATCTGCTCCACAGGCTCTGCCAAGAAGTTTGATCCATCGCATATCAAAGTTGCTAGTATTTGGAAAAGCTATGGCGATAGATTTGCAAGGAAGCTTCGCGATGGATTGAAAAAAGCCGGGTTTAAAGGAGACTACAAAGTCATCTTTAGCCCAGAGCCACCTAAATGCAAAGGCTTAGGGAGCTTTAGCGCGGTAACGGCTAGCTTTGGCTTGCAAATCGCAAGTGAAGTGGCAAGAGATATTATAAAGGAGTCGTAA
- a CDS encoding outer membrane beta-barrel protein, with the protein MSARKFGVRFLGVSAVLLASLQAEGVDKSMDKSGAFIGAEVGYAAGFTRVDPIPTNQQQQTTTQGQNITYPYAALGLKAGYGYYFVPSFGVRAYASYHYGVNGSNGTSTEIEQGGGGSGGGTTTITTNSTMQSIHQVSANVEVVWDFVQLSQASIGVYAGLGVGYGSHTAKTTSAEGAQATITEANLGSGFILPVNIGLEVGIGKHHRAGLNFRIPTIAASFKDNMGLNATYTEFSSRNLITSVGYSYVF; encoded by the coding sequence ATGAGTGCAAGGAAGTTTGGGGTAAGATTTTTGGGTGTTAGTGCGGTGCTGCTAGCTAGCTTGCAAGCAGAAGGTGTAGATAAGAGTATGGATAAAAGTGGCGCATTTATCGGGGCGGAGGTAGGCTATGCAGCTGGCTTCACTAGGGTAGATCCTATCCCTACAAACCAGCAGCAGCAGACTACAACCCAAGGGCAAAACATCACCTATCCCTATGCTGCGTTGGGATTGAAGGCTGGGTATGGATATTACTTCGTCCCTTCATTTGGCGTGCGTGCTTATGCGAGCTATCATTATGGGGTCAATGGATCAAATGGAACTAGCACAGAGATAGAGCAAGGTGGTGGCGGTAGCGGTGGCGGGACTACTACTATCACCACAAACTCTACAATGCAATCAATCCACCAAGTGAGTGCTAATGTCGAGGTGGTATGGGATTTTGTGCAGCTTAGTCAAGCAAGCATTGGGGTCTATGCTGGGCTTGGGGTAGGGTATGGATCGCACACAGCTAAAACAACAAGCGCAGAAGGTGCGCAAGCGACTATCACAGAAGCCAATCTAGGATCTGGATTTATCCTGCCTGTAAATATCGGGCTTGAAGTGGGGATAGGCAAGCATCATAGAGCAGGGCTAAACTTCCGTATCCCTACAATTGCCGCAAGCTTCAAGGACAATATGGGGCTAAATGCCACATATACTGAATTTTCAAGCCGCAATTTGATCACAAGCGTTGGATATTCTTATGTATTCTAG
- the mnmA gene encoding tRNA 2-thiouridine(34) synthase MnmA, translating to MKVALLMSGGVDSSYSAYLLQQQGYEVLGIYLKLHDKEEKHKVFIPNCEKVAKNLGFEFIVLEAQEQFKAIVYDYFVRSYQNGETPNPCAMCNPNMKFGFALQKALELGCEKIATGHYARIQEVNGIKRIAKAVDSSKDQSYFLYAISQDAIDRLIFPLGDMLKSEVKPKAFEAMPWFGTLETYKESQEICFVETDYIDILKKHAKVDSPGVVRDTQGNIVGSHKGYMQYTIGKRKGFSVKGALEPHFVLDIDPKANEIIVGKKQELAKKLVQASNISLPTIYNDKEYDIKIRYRSEPTKARLEVCDDRIVAHLQEPVFGVAKGQALVVYDGECVLGGGVIG from the coding sequence ATGAAAGTTGCGTTACTAATGAGCGGGGGAGTAGATAGCTCCTACTCAGCTTATTTACTACAACAGCAAGGTTATGAGGTGCTTGGGATCTACCTAAAGCTACACGATAAAGAAGAAAAGCACAAAGTCTTTATCCCAAACTGCGAGAAAGTCGCTAAAAATCTAGGCTTTGAGTTTATCGTCCTAGAGGCACAAGAGCAGTTTAAGGCGATTGTATATGACTATTTTGTGCGCTCCTATCAAAATGGCGAGACGCCAAATCCTTGTGCTATGTGCAATCCTAATATGAAATTTGGCTTCGCATTGCAAAAAGCCCTAGAGCTTGGCTGTGAGAAAATCGCCACCGGGCATTATGCGCGCATACAAGAAGTAAATGGCATAAAGCGTATTGCAAAGGCGGTGGATTCTAGCAAAGATCAAAGCTACTTTTTGTATGCCATATCCCAAGATGCCATTGATCGGCTGATTTTCCCGCTTGGCGATATGCTAAAGAGCGAAGTCAAGCCCAAAGCCTTTGAGGCGATGCCGTGGTTTGGGACTTTGGAGACTTATAAAGAGAGTCAAGAAATCTGCTTTGTTGAAACAGATTATATTGATATTTTGAAAAAGCACGCCAAAGTCGATAGCCCCGGAGTCGTGCGCGATACGCAGGGCAATATCGTAGGCAGCCACAAGGGCTATATGCAATACACCATAGGTAAGCGCAAGGGCTTTAGTGTCAAAGGTGCGCTAGAGCCGCATTTCGTGCTAGATATTGACCCAAAGGCAAATGAAATCATCGTGGGCAAAAAGCAAGAGCTAGCAAAAAAGCTAGTCCAAGCAAGCAATATCAGCCTACCCACGATCTATAATGATAAAGAATACGACATCAAAATCCGCTACCGCTCCGAGCCTACAAAAGCTAGGCTTGAGGTGTGTGATGATAGGATTGTCGCGCATTTGCAAGAGCCGGTGTTTGGCGTGGCAAAGGGGCAGGCGTTGGTGGTGTATGATGGAGAATGTGTGCTAGGAGGAGGGGTGATCGGCTAG
- a CDS encoding HugZ family heme oxygenase, producing the protein MDFTSIITHMNDHHTNELIGLVKKFGGKSDPKDVKLEGVDFEGLDIAYAGGSVRVEFPQKASPDTIKNAIISLCMSVEQTHDLAGIKQEIDAFAKAFGSGVLASISPSGEALATYAPVIHSEGRFYIYISEVAEHYASIRANPNNVELMFLEDESKAQSVILRKRLRYRVNARFVERDSQEFENVFAQFIEQSGGSGGIKTIKNMHDFHLIELIVRNGRYVKGFGQAYAITNGEISYLGGSGNPHSRNPHSKGTHPAH; encoded by the coding sequence ATGGATTTTACAAGTATCATTACTCATATGAATGATCATCACACAAACGAGCTTATCGGCTTGGTGAAAAAGTTTGGAGGCAAGAGCGATCCCAAAGATGTCAAGCTAGAGGGCGTGGATTTTGAAGGACTAGATATAGCCTATGCAGGTGGGAGTGTGCGCGTGGAATTCCCCCAAAAAGCCTCACCAGATACCATAAAAAACGCCATTATCTCACTATGTATGAGCGTAGAGCAGACACACGATCTAGCGGGCATTAAGCAAGAGATTGATGCATTTGCCAAGGCGTTTGGCTCAGGTGTGTTGGCAAGCATTAGCCCTAGCGGCGAGGCATTGGCGACCTATGCGCCTGTGATCCACAGCGAAGGTAGATTCTATATCTACATTAGCGAAGTGGCGGAGCATTATGCAAGCATCCGCGCCAATCCAAACAATGTCGAGCTGATGTTTTTAGAAGATGAGAGTAAAGCACAATCTGTCATCTTGCGCAAAAGACTGCGCTACCGCGTGAATGCAAGATTTGTCGAGCGAGATAGTCAGGAGTTTGAAAATGTGTTTGCGCAATTTATCGAGCAAAGTGGTGGAAGTGGCGGGATCAAAACTATCAAAAATATGCACGACTTTCATCTCATTGAGCTAATTGTCCGCAATGGTCGCTATGTCAAGGGATTTGGTCAAGCCTATGCCATCACAAATGGCGAGATCTCCTATCTTGGCGGATCTGGCAACCCTCATAGCAGAAATCCCCATAGCAAAGGCACACACCCCGCACACTAG
- a CDS encoding carbon-nitrogen hydrolase, translated as MIKVAALQHRFYGSREETIAYIRQEVLKLAGSVDLIALQELHQSAYFCQYESVDLFDLAESFEADIALFSDLAKQANVVLVTSLFEKRAKGLYHNTAVVFERDGSIAGKYRKMHIPDDPSFYEKFYFTPGDLGFTPIQTSLGRLGVLVCWDQWYPEAARIMALKGADLLIYPTAIGFTPSDSNEEKSRQLQAWQIIQRAHSVANALPLIAINRVGFELDSSGAGEGIEFFGHSFISGAQGEILAQAQSEQASLVCEIDLNRTQAVRQIWPFLRDRRIESYGEILQRFCD; from the coding sequence ATGATAAAAGTCGCTGCTTTGCAGCATAGATTCTATGGCAGCAGAGAAGAGACGATTGCTTACATACGCCAAGAAGTGCTAAAGCTTGCAGGAAGTGTGGATCTCATCGCCCTGCAAGAGCTACATCAAAGCGCGTATTTCTGCCAATATGAGAGCGTGGATCTCTTTGATTTGGCTGAAAGCTTTGAAGCAGATATTGCGCTATTTAGCGATCTAGCAAAGCAGGCAAATGTCGTGCTTGTAACCTCACTTTTTGAAAAACGCGCTAAAGGTCTATATCACAACACTGCCGTAGTCTTTGAGCGCGATGGCTCTATCGCAGGCAAATATCGCAAAATGCATATCCCTGATGACCCAAGCTTTTATGAGAAATTCTACTTCACGCCCGGGGATCTAGGCTTTACCCCCATACAGACAAGCCTAGGGCGGCTTGGTGTGCTTGTGTGCTGGGATCAGTGGTATCCAGAGGCGGCTAGGATTATGGCACTAAAGGGCGCGGATCTACTTATCTACCCCACTGCCATAGGCTTTACCCCAAGTGATAGCAACGAGGAGAAATCCCGCCAGCTCCAAGCGTGGCAGATTATCCAGCGTGCCCATAGCGTGGCAAATGCCCTCCCACTTATAGCGATCAATCGCGTGGGCTTTGAGCTAGATTCTAGCGGGGCTGGAGAGGGGATAGAGTTTTTTGGGCATAGCTTTATAAGTGGAGCTCAAGGCGAGATCCTAGCCCAAGCACAAAGCGAGCAAGCAAGCCTAGTGTGTGAGATCGATCTAAATCGCACGCAAGCCGTGCGGCAAATTTGGCCCTTTTTGCGTGATCGTAGGATTGAGTCGTATGGGGAGATTTTGCAGCGATTTTGCGACTAG
- a CDS encoding glycosyltransferase, whose translation MISPPPPRRIPTRALKLSRNVGHQNALLAGLDFVAQQCDCAISIDADLQDDIEVFDAFVAAFKQGKEVVYGVRKRRDTDTAFKRKSAQGFYDLMAFLGVKIIYNHADYRLLSSRAITALREFKEVNLFLRGIVPLLGFSSGVVEYDRLSRYAGESKYPLRKMLSFAWNGITSFSIVPLRLVSVIGFVFFLLSIGLGGYVLFVRFFTDWAVYGWASTMIPLSFFSGVQLLSLGVIGEYVGKIYQESKARPRYFIDEIR comes from the coding sequence TTGATTTCCCCCCCCCCCCCCCGTAGAATCCCCACTAGAGCCCTTAAACTCTCGCGCAATGTAGGACATCAAAATGCCCTGCTAGCAGGCTTAGATTTTGTCGCCCAGCAGTGTGATTGTGCCATTAGCATTGATGCGGATTTGCAAGATGATATTGAAGTGTTTGATGCGTTTGTCGCTGCGTTCAAGCAGGGCAAAGAAGTCGTGTATGGCGTGCGTAAAAGGCGCGATACAGACACAGCCTTTAAGCGCAAGAGTGCGCAGGGCTTTTATGATCTTATGGCGTTTTTGGGGGTGAAGATTATCTATAATCACGCGGATTATCGCCTGCTCTCCTCTCGTGCTATCACTGCGCTTAGGGAGTTTAAAGAGGTGAATTTGTTTTTACGAGGGATTGTGCCGCTGCTTGGATTCTCTAGTGGAGTTGTGGAGTATGATAGGCTTAGTCGCTATGCCGGGGAGTCAAAATACCCCTTGCGCAAAATGCTCTCTTTCGCGTGGAATGGCATAACAAGCTTCTCTATCGTGCCGCTTAGGCTTGTGAGTGTGATAGGCTTTGTGTTTTTCTTGCTCTCCATTGGGCTTGGTGGGTATGTGCTTTTTGTGCGGTTTTTCACAGATTGGGCGGTGTATGGCTGGGCTTCGACGATGATCCCGCTAAGCTTTTTTAGCGGTGTGCAGCTGCTAAGTCTTGGGGTCATTGGCGAGTATGTCGGCAAGATTTATCAAGAGAGCAAGGCGCGTCCAAGGTATTTTATCGATGAGATTAGGTGA
- a CDS encoding glycosyltransferase encodes MQDVDSTSQNVLKSPLSSPQAKSSPPIVAVVVPCYNEEAVLAHTHKALSHKLRALVDSSDISPKSFICYVDDGSKDSTWEILSQLATAHLLPESTFAKVDSRNALFANATSMDCHADKSARNDSELDSSVDCHANASAFARNDDKNAVLQKVDSRKNAQNPSKPQAEANEDSSTEANLNELAQDSSNEVQNIANFAKDSKILELESWLCEPRKEDKTSGLSTKRGEAIRDSSPKAESLVDFPPPPP; translated from the coding sequence ATGCAAGATGTAGATTCTACTAGCCAAAATGTGTTGAAAAGCCCGCTATCTAGCCCCCAAGCAAAAAGCTCGCCCCCCATTGTAGCAGTGGTAGTGCCCTGCTACAATGAAGAAGCGGTTTTAGCGCATACGCATAAGGCATTGAGCCACAAGCTTCGCGCGCTTGTGGATTCTAGCGATATTAGCCCAAAAAGCTTTATATGCTATGTCGATGATGGCAGCAAGGATAGCACTTGGGAGATTCTAAGCCAGCTTGCTACGGCTCATTTACTGCCAGAATCCACTTTTGCTAAAGTGGATTCTAGGAATGCCCTTTTTGCTAACGCAACATCTATGGATTGCCACGCCGACAAGTCGGCTCGCAATGACAGCGAGTTGGATTCTAGTGTGGATTGCCACGCAAACGCTAGCGCATTTGCTCGCAATGACGATAAAAACGCCGTGCTTCAAAAAGTGGATTCTAGGAAAAACGCCCAAAATCCAAGCAAGCCACAGGCGGAAGCAAACGAGGATTCTAGCACCGAAGCAAATTTAAATGAGCTGGCGCAGGATTCTAGCAATGAAGTCCAAAATATAGCCAACTTTGCAAAGGATTCTAAGATTTTGGAGCTAGAATCGTGGCTTTGCGAGCCGCGCAAGGAAGATAAGACTAGTGGTCTATCAACGAAGCGCGGCGAAGCAATCCGCGATTCTAGTCCAAAAGCTGAATCCCTAGTTGATTTCCCCCCCCCCCCCCCGTAG
- the bioD gene encoding ATP-dependent dethiobiotin synthetase BioD produces the protein MAQIYIAGIHTDTGKTHFSAAFCKVFGYGYFKLVQAGQEEDRAFIKQFVPECTIFDNGISLRTPASPHIAKIIERCDYQGSHIAIPSAQNLIIELAGGLFTPLDDTQCMIDYMRLNPKPCVLVGRYYLGCINHILLSISALKAHNIPLLCLAMMTSSDDSYQTYINDFLHNHPLLQGTPLVRTPFFTQENFSYACDTLASQAPLITNHLRLQCLQG, from the coding sequence ATGGCACAAATCTATATCGCAGGTATCCACACTGACACGGGCAAAACACACTTTAGCGCGGCTTTTTGCAAGGTATTTGGGTATGGGTATTTCAAGCTTGTGCAAGCAGGGCAGGAAGAAGATCGCGCTTTTATCAAGCAATTTGTCCCAGAATGCACGATTTTTGACAATGGTATAAGCCTGCGCACTCCAGCATCGCCACATATCGCTAAGATCATAGAGCGATGTGATTATCAAGGTAGCCATATCGCAATCCCAAGCGCGCAAAATCTCATCATAGAGCTAGCCGGAGGGCTTTTCACACCGCTTGATGATACGCAGTGTATGATTGATTATATGCGCTTAAATCCAAAGCCTTGTGTCCTTGTGGGGCGGTATTATCTAGGGTGTATCAATCATATTTTATTAAGCATTAGCGCGCTTAAGGCGCACAATATCCCCTTGCTGTGTTTGGCGATGATGACAAGTAGTGATGATAGCTATCAAACATATATCAATGATTTTTTACACAATCACCCCTTGCTGCAAGGCACTCCGCTTGTGCGCACACCATTTTTCACACAAGAGAACTTCTCCTATGCCTGCGATACTCTAGCCAGCCAAGCACCGCTTATCACAAATCATTTGCGCCTGCAATGTTTGCAAGGCTAG
- a CDS encoding capsular biosynthesis protein, translated as MRPHIAMLADFDTTKRPRPHRMISALKDIAQMFVIAREASQENGARCFSFPAPESNAQTRTKEQNARIHFLCEQGDFAPLIYTKNRATIPKILESLPRLNLIIVEDLALLPFACDYKEKYPCKILVDLREFYPLEYEDKQWLEGLGRFFTHLCKHYLPKADCCLCVSTPIIDRYAKDFGITSILYYSLPPYHSLTPSAISTPIKLIYHGLISEERGSTNLLELAKELGEGYEIYCQVLSNNSDFLARFIAQAAPIPNCHILPPVSLEEIIPSCNDFDIGIISLQDTSFNNKNAMPNKLFEYIQSRLCVVATPLDSIREFFRHYEVGITSSDFSASSLAQAVRSLSPAQIMAYKIRSHSHAQELSLESNAKKARQIVRDLLK; from the coding sequence TTGCGCCCACATATTGCTATGCTAGCGGACTTTGATACGACAAAGCGACCCAGACCGCACAGAATGATTTCCGCGCTAAAAGATATTGCCCAGATGTTTGTCATCGCGCGAGAAGCGAGCCAAGAAAATGGCGCACGCTGCTTTAGCTTCCCTGCCCCAGAATCTAACGCCCAGACCCGCACCAAAGAGCAAAACGCTAGAATCCACTTTTTGTGTGAGCAAGGCGACTTTGCCCCGCTTATCTACACCAAAAACCGCGCAACAATCCCTAAGATTTTAGAATCTCTCCCTAGGCTTAATCTAATCATTGTCGAAGATCTAGCACTACTGCCTTTTGCGTGTGATTATAAAGAGAAGTATCCTTGCAAGATTCTAGTGGATTTGCGTGAATTTTATCCGCTAGAGTATGAAGATAAGCAGTGGCTAGAAGGGCTTGGCAGATTCTTTACCCATTTGTGTAAGCACTACTTGCCAAAGGCTGATTGCTGCTTATGCGTAAGCACCCCCATAATAGATCGCTATGCTAAGGACTTTGGCATCACAAGCATTCTTTACTACTCACTCCCGCCCTACCATAGCCTAACCCCAAGCGCGATTAGCACGCCTATCAAGCTCATTTATCACGGGCTAATTAGTGAAGAGAGAGGCTCTACTAATCTCCTAGAGCTTGCCAAAGAGCTAGGAGAGGGCTATGAGATTTACTGCCAAGTGCTAAGCAACAATAGCGATTTTCTAGCGCGATTTATCGCTCAAGCAGCCCCTATCCCAAACTGCCATATCCTCCCGCCTGTGAGCTTAGAAGAGATTATCCCTAGCTGCAATGACTTTGATATAGGCATAATCAGCCTGCAAGACACAAGCTTCAACAACAAAAACGCTATGCCAAATAAGCTTTTTGAATATATCCAAAGCAGGCTTTGCGTGGTAGCTACACCGCTAGATTCTATTAGAGAGTTTTTTAGACATTATGAAGTGGGCATAACTTCTAGCGATTTTAGTGCTAGCTCCCTAGCCCAAGCCGTGCGCTCTCTCTCACCTGCGCAAATTATGGCGTATAAAATCCGCTCCCACAGCCACGCACAAGAGCTAAGCCTAGAGAGCAACGCCAAAAAAGCACGCCAAATCGTGCGAGATTTGCTGAAGTAA